Sequence from the Amaranthus tricolor cultivar Red isolate AtriRed21 chromosome 1, ASM2621246v1, whole genome shotgun sequence genome:
ttgaGCTATATTTAGCTGTCTTATGTCTATTTGAGTTTGCTATATAATGCAAATCAAATGAAAGCTTTTGAATGTtgtacaacaaattaaaaatgacaGAGGGAGTAGTTCATGGTATTGAACCGCAAAAGAATCTCTTAGAGTATCCTCAATGCCATCAATATTAATCGTTAATGCAAGACGTAAGTACCCACCCCATGTATAACCCTAATCATGAGTCAACAAAAGTTTGTGCTATGGTCGTGCACGATCCCAAAACTTAGGTCAATCTTAAGATATTTAGAAATTGGGATCTTTGGTAATCTTTGAGTCCGTCACGTTTGTATTTAAAGGTATAATTTGAATCGTCtttatatttttactattgTGCGTTAGGCACAAGTaaaaaaatcttattatatTCGACTATTTGATTGAGCTTCAATAATGTTGTAATTGTATGTATCTTTCATAAATTGCTAACACATGCCTAGGCTATAGCTCAAAATTAGGCATTCAACAATATAAATTCatacataaaatccaaataaactTGAAAATAACTAAACACATAATGTGATGCAACTAATTTTAGGTAGGTATGTTTTTATAATGGATTTTGGGTAGGTACTTTTAAAAATGGACATACTCACCAACTAGCTAACCCATTTCACTTCATATCCTAAATATTCATTTTGTTCtaaaaattcattaaaacatCTAGTCAATTTTAGGATCACAatatttacggcccgtttggttgatggtaatgaagtaatgagaatgaaatgttgtaatgacaatagtaatgaagatttttttgtttggtgtgcatgactaaagaatggtaatggaagataatattccattgattgcatttggttgttagtaataaaaaatgataatgactcttagtttcattattgtatatttgtatctaaaagcattattgtatctaaatgattctatctaatgattctttttttaataataatatttttttggataattacatacattacctttttttcttcagctcgaaacaacattaccttattttattaccacagtaatacttcattaccattacagcctaataccaggttgtttgatggtaataaaaatgaccctttttggtaatttcattaccttattttattaccatcaattaccattgaaggcatccaaataaccaaattttttattacttaattttattaccattaccgccctctaataccatgtaccaaacgggccattaGGACTTCACAATATTTAGAACACCAACATCTTCAAGCGTTTTAATGTGTTTTGGTACTTTATGTCTCATAACTCATGCTTAAGATCCCCTTCTTATTAACAATGACAAACaatataattaagtgattaTTAATTTCTTCATCTCCCCTCTAAATTTCAAGTAGTTCAACAATTTCATGACAACTTTCCCATTCCATCTTCTATAAAAGCTTATTAATATTACAAACATTACAAACATCACTAATACACTTTTGCAGATCATTCAATAGTTGCAAGCATGATGAATCTTAATTTCGTTTTCATATTTTCAACTTTCATTGTGTTTTCAAGTGAGTTTTTCTGCGTTTTTAATTTAGTCTTTTGTCTTATTAGATTTGTCATTTGACGCTACCATTGTAATTTATAAGTTTACTTTTCCATACTTCTTACaactaacttttaaatttttcgtTAGGTGCTCAATTTATGGACCGAATTGGTATCAATTATGGGAAGCAAGGTAGAGACTTACCCTCCCCATATCGATCCATAGTGCTTGTTCAATCGATGAACGCCACAATGATCAAGCTCTATGATTCAGACCCGGAGACATTAAAGCTACTAGCTGGAACCGACCTACATGTATCGATCATGGTTCCTAACGAGGAGATCTTAGAACTAGCGTCCAATGATACCTTAGCTAACCAATGGGTTCATGAAAATGTCTTTGCTTACTATCCTTCAACCATGATTCGATATATCATGGTTGGTAATGAAGTTTATAGCAATCACAATGAAGAACAATGGGAAAATCTAGTCCTAGCCATGCAACACATTAGGAATACCCTACATACCCATGATATACATAACATTAAAGTTGGTACACCCTTAGCTATGGATGTTTTAGGGTCCACTTTTCCACCATCTAATGGTTCTTTTCGTGTTGATACCTTAACAACTATAGTACCCCTACTACAATTTCTAAATCGAACTAGTTCGTTCTTTTTTCTTGACGTATATCCCTACTTTCCTTGGTCTTCAAATTCACACAGTATAGATTTGAATTTCACTTTATTTATGGGTAACATAACTTTTGTTGATCCAGTAAGTAATTTGACGTATACAAATTTACTGGACCAAATGATCGATTTAGTGTATTTTGCTATGGATAAATTAGGGTTTTCGAATATACCTATATTTATATCTGAGACCGGGTGGCCTAGTCAAGGTGATCTAGATCAACCTGGTGCCAATGTTTATAATGCAGCTACTTATAATAGGAACCTTGTAAAGAAAATATCAGCAAACCCACCTTTGGGTACTCCAGCCCGACCCGGTACTATTATACCCACATTCTTATTCTCTTTGTACAATGAGGATCTTAAAGATGGGCCAAGTACTGAGCGCCATTGGGGCCTTTGGCAGCCCGATGGTACCACACCCGTTTACCCGATCAACTTGTCGGGTAACAAAACGGATTACGGGCCCTTACCACAGCCCATTACTAATGAGGCTTACAAAGGCAAATTGTGGTGTGTGGCGGATAGATCCGTTAAACCGGATCAACTAAGACCCGTTTTAAAGGATATTTGTACTCGATTGAATAGGACTTGTGAAGCGGGCCTTGGGCCTGGAAAAGATTGCTATGATCCAGTATCTGTTTATTGGCATGCTAGCTATGCTTTTAGTGCTTATTGGGCCAAGTATAGAAATTGTGGTGAAGCTTGTTATTTTAATGGGCTTGCAACTCTCACTACACGAAACCCAAGTGAGTTTTCTCTTGCTCtcatttttattgtaaaaattgtaataatttttaaataagacaGTTTCATAGTAAGAGCATCTCTATTAGGTTTACTGCCTAGTGTATGCTTATAATCTAAAGTGATCACATATGAACTTAAAGTGATCGCTTACAGTTctaaatgataattttttatagtcttaaaataatcacttataactgattacttacaatcttaaagttttcaattaaaaaaattaaattaattatatagacTCATCACATAATAAAACAGTCTCATACAATACTTGTGAAATTGATTATACTATAAATTTGTGAATAGTTATAGTAACAAGAAAATTCTAAGTTAATTTCAAATATTGATAACATTATGATAGTTTTAAGAGTCaaaatatttatgaaattttatttttagttgtaatTGAAATATATTTGATGTGCAGGTCATGGCAATTGTCATTTTCCAAGTGTAACATTGTGAAGATGACCAGCATTATGAAGagctacaatttttttttaattcaatataTCAAGTTATCTTAGTATTTTCTAAAGAACAATGATCTTAATTTACTTTGATTTTTTGTATTGTTGATTATTGATATAAATTTAAGGATTAAGGAATTTATTACATTCATTGTCCACATCATCTCACCCTTAATAATTGTCACCATAATCTTATGCAAGGACTATTAAATAATTGTGtacctaaaataaaatttttaaaatatatacgtaattaatttatttgtgta
This genomic interval carries:
- the LOC130814501 gene encoding probable glucan endo-1,3-beta-glucosidase A6, translating into MMNLNFVFIFSTFIVFSSAQFMDRIGINYGKQGRDLPSPYRSIVLVQSMNATMIKLYDSDPETLKLLAGTDLHVSIMVPNEEILELASNDTLANQWVHENVFAYYPSTMIRYIMVGNEVYSNHNEEQWENLVLAMQHIRNTLHTHDIHNIKVGTPLAMDVLGSTFPPSNGSFRVDTLTTIVPLLQFLNRTSSFFFLDVYPYFPWSSNSHSIDLNFTLFMGNITFVDPVSNLTYTNLLDQMIDLVYFAMDKLGFSNIPIFISETGWPSQGDLDQPGANVYNAATYNRNLVKKISANPPLGTPARPGTIIPTFLFSLYNEDLKDGPSTERHWGLWQPDGTTPVYPINLSGNKTDYGPLPQPITNEAYKGKLWCVADRSVKPDQLRPVLKDICTRLNRTCEAGLGPGKDCYDPVSVYWHASYAFSAYWAKYRNCGEACYFNGLATLTTRNPSHGNCHFPSVTL